The window aacacatgtttctACAGGAAGGAAGGAATCTGTTTGGGGGAACATCTACCTGCAGAGGGAACTCTGCCAATGCAAGCAGTCAGCTAATGGATTAAGCAGCTGAGCCGcttgtttattttcaaatatAGTCAAACCCTGTGGAGCCGGGCGGACTCTCTCATAACAGCGCAAGAAATTAAACTTTGGCTTGGCAGTCTCCAAACAATGTAGGAGCCTGCAGAAGGGCTTTGCCTCTTCCCAAAAAATTCTTCTTATGCAGCCACAGATGCAAACTAACACGGACATTTGCTTGAATCCTCACTCCTCAAAGACCACAAAAGTAAATAATGGGTAGGGGAAGCAGTACGGATGACTGAACGGTTGCCAAAAGGAATAAGTTATAGTCTACGTTTATGTCCTTAAAGTATGATTCATTGCCTTTAGCACGGAAACCGTAAACTACCAGCGTTCAACATTTGCTCCCACAGAAGGTAAGACTGGCACATATCCAAGTTAGGGGTTTGACCATTGAAATAACATGGATGGACAGGCCATTGAACTGTTGGGAAGGGGCCTTAAACTGTGTTTGCAGCAGTGGGTCAGCAGACcgctagagattggcatggagTACATTCCATGagataaaaccatgccaatctctatgtatggtgaagggtatgtgatgatgggggggctattttaattccaaaggccaagggaactttatcaggatacaTAGTTTCCTGATCCATGAaacaactggcctttaataataggtgtgtaaacttatgtcccctgtattttaaggaagaacatttatttatttacgataccttattcattcataaagaaaattggagtccttaaaggttggatttttcctaatttttgtAATTAAGATAGGCAAAAGATGGGTTTTATGATGGGTGTGTAAACGTGTGCAAGCCACTGTACGTCAGAAGATGATACTGAGGCCCCGACTATAGATGCATTTTAATTTCCAGATACCTACCTGTTTGAGTGGTAAGGTTTCTCTTCCCAGTCTATcagttatgtagcctacataaccttatccACCCTCATCACTAATGTCACCCATCGGGGACATGCTCTTACATGCCAGCACATTCTTTGTGttgcattctgtttttttttgcaaacggcAGTCTTCTTTACCACATTGGTGATGCAGAGCATATTTGTAAAGCCACTGGAGCAAAGCACTGTCAGAAGAACGTGCCTCGCTCTGAAACgtgtattaaaggtcccatgacatggtgctttttggatgctttcacGTAGGCCTTaatggtcccttaatactgcatctgaagtctctttttttatagaccttagtggtcccctaatactggaaaTGAAGTCtactttatataggccttaatGGTCCCcaaatactgcatctgaagtatcttctatatagaccttagtggtcccccaatactgtatctgaagtctctttcccaaaattcagccttggtgcagaattccagccactagagcaagtcccacaatgagctttccttaggacgtgccacttctgagtctgtagcttttgaggaggaggggggggggcaaggtggaggctgggggtgtggccttgaccaactgccactttgcccgttttgaaagccatgatgtctctctcccaTGGGTGGcctaaattctctgggcgggcaaagtaaagaaaggggaggtaaacctgccccttatgaggtcataaggggcaggattccagatcggcccatctgagctttaattttctcaaaggcagagcaggatacccagggctcggtttacacctatcaccatttctagccactggggggccataggcaggctgggggaactcatattaatgttaaaataaaacctcataaagtaatattttccatgccatgggacctttaaatgtttttgtaatgtccccttggacacaaaccagtaagagCCATTCAAAAGAAATGAACGATTgtaaatcaaaattctgttaatGACGGTGCTGCCGCCTCAGAATCGGATTAGTAGTAGTCTAATTACTTTTCTGCCCGCAGGATTGCACCTAAACGAAATGACAGGTGTAAAACCGTTCCAGTTTTCCCCAGTAATATTATAGGTTACCTGTGATTAAATGTGAAATGAATACACTAAATTAGAGGTCAGGCATTGACTCAAGGAGCAATTTTCTcccacggtgtgtgtgtgtgtgtgtgtgtgtgtgtgtgtgtgcgctgtgtgtgtgcgagctGTGTGTTTGCGCGCTGTTTGTTTGCATTGATTGGAGCAATAACCACCTCCTCGTCTTTTGTCagcttttgttgtttgctttGTGCTATTAGGGAGAGAAGttaaagggaggagagaggaggaggaggagagggagaaaggtAGAAGGAAAGAGTGGgagagtggaggaggaggagagaagtagagggagagaagaggagggagagagggagaaaggtaGAAGGAAAGagtgggagggaggaggagagaagtaGAGGGATgtagagggagagaagaggagggagagaggaggcagaggagagggagagaggaggtggagtgggagagagtgtgtgtgtgtgtgtgtgtgtgtgtgtgtgtgtggtgtgtgtgtgtgtgtgtgtgtgtgtgtgtgtgtgtgtgtgtgtgtgttgtgtgtgtgtgtgttttggaggaGGATATGTGATGACTATAGAGGAATAGCATGACATCTGCGTGTCAAATTGATTAAAACCCTAAATATTCTCCTCAGCATCGGCACAAAGCCGCCTCAGTTCTTCTCGGTTTGGCGGCGCCAGGGACGCCAGCGCCCGGTTGGGAGGACGCGTTTGCTTTCTGTGTGAGCGCCCTGCAGACGAGAGGGGTTAGGGAGCCAgagtttcaaatgtttttaaaatactgACTGGAAGGTTATCCTGACTTTTCCGAACATTTTTGAtgattttcctgacatttggtttgttttttacatttttgtcactttttctaatgatttttatattttttatctacatttttaatgatctttttatcaatttttcttTGCATGCTATGAAATTGACTAAAATACACTAAAttcaatgacatttaaaaaaaataataataatttggttgaaagaaaaccaaatttcttatatagaaagtttttgaaaatgggtcaaatttgacccctagGAGGGTTAGAAGCAACGTTACAACGTTCTTCACAGAAGCGACTGGTATGCTGCCTGTGTCACGGGCCAAATCgcaactggtgtgtgtgtgtttttctgtgtgtgtgtctgttatatctgtgtgtgtgtgtgtgtgtgtgtggtgtgtgtgtgtgtgtgtgtgtgtgtgtgtgtgtgttgtgtgtgtgtgtgtgtgatatactGCTATACTTGAAATACTATtcgaaacaaaacaaaaaagacaaacccCCAAAGAGTCCTGGGAATGTTGTTTCACTGACagaaggggtgggggtggggggggggacaaataACAGCTTCTGTGGAGACTTAACATGAATAATATTAGATTTCCTTGGGACGCAGCAATAAAAAGAACAGACCTTGTTATTTTAATCTGTCTTTAGACGCCCAAAACATTCCCAGTGTGCATGGAGTGCAGGATCAAAGGCTGTCTGTAGGTTTTATGGGCTCTCTGTATGCGGttatagtatgtatgtgtgcatgcacgcctgtgtgtgtgtgtgtgtgtttatctgtctgtctgtctgtctgtctgtccgtctgcctgtgtgtgtgtgtgtgtgtgtgtgtttatctgtccGTCtgcctgtgtgagtgtgtgtgtgtgtgtgtgtgtgtgtgtgtgtgtgtttatctgtctgtctgtctgtctgtctgtccgtctgcctgtgtgtgtgtgtgtggtgtgtgtttatctgtccGTTtgcctgtgtgagtgtgtgtgtgtgtctgtctgtctgtctgtctgtgtctgtgtgtgtgtgtgtgtgtgtgtgtgtgtgtgtgtgttctgtgtttatctgtctgtctgcctgtgtgagtgtgtgtctgtgtgtgtgtgtgtgtgtgtttatctgtctgtctgtctgtctgtctgtccgtctgcctgtgtgtgtgtgtgttttatcgtCCGTCtgcctgtgtgagtgtgtgtgtgtgtctgtctgtctgtcagtctgtgtctgtgtgtgtatgtgtgtgtgtgtgtgtgtctgtgtgtgtgtgtgtgtctgcctgtgtgtgtgtgtgtgtgtgtgtgtgtgtgtgtgtctgcctggtgtgtgtgtgtgtgtgcgtgtgtgggtgtgcgtcgttgcgtgtgcgtgtgcgtgtgtgtgtgtgtgtgtgtgtgtgtgtgtgtgtggttaaagAACACGACTGGAGCGTAAACAGATTAGTTATTGTAGATGCACATGattcctaaaaataaaaacatcctgAAACACGTGTCCCATAATCATTTCCTGATTTTGTTCAGCCTTAGTTCAGTTGTTGAGGGTTTAGAAGGCTTCATGAGACCGCCAGCCCAAATCAGACtgaccccccctctcttccaCTTGTGTTTCcagcctcctccctctctgttaCAGCGGACGAGAGCCCCCCAGCACAGCCCCCCCACTCGACCCACCGCAGAGAGAAGCGCTGCTCCTGCGAGAACCAGAAAGACAAGGAGTgcatttttttctgccacatcgGTATCGTCTGGGTCAACACGCCGAGGTGAGTCTGTGTTCACAGTAATGGGAGAGTGTgttaataaaacacacataaacagaagCAATCATAATCCACAAGGGCAGAgatctcttgtgtgtgtgtgtttctggaggtgtgtgtgtgtttgtctgtctgtctgcgtgtgtccctgtgtgtgtgtgtgtgtgtgtgtgtgtgtgtgtgtatgtgtgtgtgtgtgttgtatgcgTCTgcgcttgtgtttgtgtgcttgtgtgtgtctttgtctgtttgtgtgtgtgtgtgttgtgtgcgtctgcgcttgtgtttgtgtgcttgtgcgtctttgtctgtctgtgtgtgtgtgtgtgtgtgtgtgtgtgtgtgtgtgtctgtatgtgtgtgaaacaAACATTTCCATCACTTGCACTTGTGGaaacctgcagaacagggacaagtgtgtgtgtgtgtgggtgtgtttgtgtttctgtgtgtgtgtgtgtgtgtgtgtgtgtgtgtgtgtgtgtgtgtgtgtgtgtgtgtgtgtgtgtgtgtgtttcatttccTCCTCTAGCCGTTCATATTTTTAAATCGCCCAGGCCCCAATAGGAACCAGACTCCCTTCGCATTTTGGTAACAATTAACTTCATTTTAGTTCAGTGTGCACAAGCAATGAGTGATGGTTAGATGTGGCGTGGCTAATTAGAGGAGCACCTTCTCAACGAAGGCTCATTTCTGCCATGTTtctttctgctcttttttttttttttaaagcctgtttttacctttttttaacacaaagcCACAAGGCGACCACAGAGAGTAACCAGTTAACTCCTTCCCAGAAGACCCGCGCACATTAACCGCCCGAGCTCTAAGGGCATTTTAAAACATCTTCCTAAATCTTCCTTTTTAAGGAATTTGTATACAACTGATCCATGTGTttttatatcaaaatgttcagaacaaactcagcgATCTGTAGAGTGAAACCCAAATCTGCCCTGGAGCAACGTGTGAAGAGATAATTTGGAAAGCTAAAGCTGAAAATTCCTCAAACCTCTTTAGAAGAAAAACGTAaactttgtgcgtgtgtgtttgtgtgtgtgcatgcgtgtttgtgtatgtgtgtgtgtgtgtgtgtgggcgtgtttgtgtctctctgtgtgtgtgtgtgtgtgtgtgtgtgtgtttgtgtctctctatgtgtgtgtgtgtgtgtgtgtgtgtgtctgtgtgtgtgagtgtgtgtgtctgtgtgtccgtgtgtgtgtgtgtgtgtgtgtgtgtgtgtgtgtgtgtgtggtgtgtgtgtgtgtgcaagcgtgcgtgtatgtgtctgtgtgtgtgtgtgtgcgtgtacgtgtacgtgtctgtgtctctctatgtttgtgtgtttgtgtctctttatgagtgtgtctgtctctgtgtgtgtgtgtctgtgttgtgtgtgtgtgtgtgcacgtgtgtgtgtgtgtgtgtgtgtgtgtgtgtgtgtttgtgtctctctgtgtgtgtgtgtgtatgtgtgtgtgtttcattctCAGAGGAATGAGCTGttcaagtaaagtaaatataaaatattaatattgatatataggtatattatatattgtattataaaCATATTGTAGTTTTCATGTAGTGGTGAACACACGCAACCCTTGATAATTCCACTAGTTCAATTTCAAGTTTGTTGAAACTGgactttaatattaatatttacattgttTTCATCGTATTTTGACGCCAGTAGTCCGGACCGAGTGCATCAAAAGGGACGCCGAGAGTCCCGGCAAAGCGTTTAGGTAAAGCGTGTTGTATGACTCTGAAGGAGACTTTTAACATCTACAACAACGACAAAGGCCCCTGACCAAGCGTCTGTGTTTTAGGAGATGGGAATGAGAATGAAGCCAACTATAGAACAATGTTGACTAAACTAACTGTACTGTCTGCGTTTTTTTAGACTTGCAGTGTAAACGCTACATTAACACTGCAAGTCTTTATActtaattcagttttttttttttttttgctcaaatctacttttttttttttgggctgttCACATCACCTTTTAAAATAGGTCTgtttttatttcggctcccTTGTTGACAGGTTAGAGACGCGGTCGTACCGCGGCAGAAACGCATGCATGCTAGAAATAGAACCAGCGACTATTTTTCACGCGATACGCCAGCGTGTTGGAAGCGTTTCCTGGCGaaatagaatataaaatatgtttatgtGTCGGACTGTCTGGTGCATAATTGTGACAAATGTCAATGTAGATTGACGTAAAAAGTTGCAACAAATCCTCCTTGGTGGTTCAGACTGTGGCCgcactgaaaaaaataagacCTGGGTCTGATTCAGGACCACAATGGTAATTGTCTAAATCAGACCTGGGTCTGATTCAGGACCACATATGGAAGTGGTCTACATCTGATTTGGGTCTGATTCAGGACCACACATGGAAGTGGTCTACGTCTGATTTGGGTCTGATTCAGGACCACATATGGAAGTGGTCTACATCTGACTTGGGTCTGATTCAGGACCACATATGAAAGTGGTCTACATTTGATTTGGGTCTGATTCAGGACCACATATGGAAGTAGCCTGATGGGTCTGATTGAGGACCACATATGGAAGTGGTTTAAGTCAGACCTGGGTCTGATTCAGGACTACATATGGAAGTGGTCTACATCTGATTTGTGTCTCATTCAGGACCAGAAATGGAAGTGGTCTAAGTCAGACCTGGGTCTGATTCAGGACTACATATGGAAGTGGTCTACATCTGATTCGGGTCTGATTAAGGACTTCATATGGAAGTGGGCCAGATTTGAGTGTTCACATTACTTCTGAAGAAGTCTGACCTGGTCACTGATCTGATTTGGGCCTTTTGCCTGCAGTCTGAACGTAGCCCACGTCACATTTGAAATGAATTAActagagagtttttttttaaggtgaaATAGCTTCCAGAGAAGAGCCAAAAACAGCCCGTGCAGCGGCAGGACCCTCTCACTAGGAGTGTTGGTTTAGTCTAAACATAGCCGTGTGGTTAAATGCAATCTTCCTGCCTTCATCATAAAGAGGTTTTTAAACAGCAGTGGCAGGGCCCGCCATCACTAACTACACCCTAAGCCCTGCAGGCGACAGGGAAGTCCTGTCGGCTGACATGTGCTtacataatgttttttattctcttcATGTTCAGACTCAAACCGACGTACTGCATATTCAGTCCTtccaaaaaaagggttttttgtgattgttgggggcaaaaatccttgattaagtggcacgtttttttttttaaatgcaatggAATATGTgggatatttatgcaattttatgcaatgaaattgcaggaacttgcaaaaactgcgGTTTGATGAAAAAGAACTAAACGGAGCTGAATAGCAGAACTTTTACgtatttctgtcacatctccagcagtcagattcactgtttcctctgaaggaatcactgcacatagggaggcacttttaatgacattttgaacatgtttagaagctaaaaacacatttaaacctgccctgttgaagcctgttggctgctaactctagcaggaggataacacggtgtaggcagcaccggttggtttcatttttcttgctactgacagcgcTCCAAATGTACAAACAACCGAGCtaaaatcgaccggaattctccttttaagcCCGCCCATCAactctatacacgatgtgattggcccgACTAGAgtttggtttttccagctcgcGGGCCAATGGAGACGGAGAGTTGCTGGACTGACCCTGGCTGCAAATTACATCTTGATTTCTAGGTTATTAGATCTCAATTTTTCTCCGAAAAGCATCAAACCGAATGGGGGGAAAAAGCATCTACACACTTAAATCTGTGCGGAAATCTTTTTAGTTTGGAAGCTTTTCGGTCAAAGACTGTCTTTCCTGTCGTTAGTTCAGGCAGCAAttaaaagactctttattcaaTTATTAAGTTTATATTGGCGGCGCCTTTTTTAGttccaaacaaacacaggacacaggtttgaaaagaaaaaaagaaacagaattttttttacttcacttaACAAATTGAGATGCATCACGTTGTGTCTCATGCGGTGACTTGCAGCTGTACGAAAATTTAAATGAACATTACTTCGTTGGCATTCACAGTAGAGTCAAGAAGCACTAAGCTGTTTGAAAgtatacaaaatacacaatatatatgtGACAGTGTGACAAGTCTTGTGTTTTCACCTTAACTTcttcaggacatgaacacctgtttcctgggtgaaaatcTTGTGTTTGTTCTTAACTTATCCCCtcttgaaagtcctgtgttttaggagccaaacaccccccccccccccaccccccgacTCCCTCCCTACGAGGATCTTGACCCTCttacacagcagcagtcaatgtgctGCTGACAGTAATAAATACGTGGAACACACATGGATTACATTACAGAGCTTTGTTTTTTAGACATCTTCAGTAAGATCCAGTGAAGTCGGAGCTAAGAGATGACTCCTCTCCGCTGCAGCTGCTTTTTTATGAGCCAGAACAAACGCAAACTGTTAAGTCTTTTGAGTGTAATTGTTGTCTTTCAAAATCTGATTTTcacacatatttttattttatttcatggatttgtttttgctcattttcaCCCTCAACAGCGTTAAAAACTGAACACTGGAACCAGTCGGGGAGTGTTGTTCTCCGTCATGGTCGGACGCCTTCAACCATGTGtctatgtgttttgtgtgtgtgtgtggggtgtgtgtgtgtgtgtgtgtgtgtgtgtggtgtgtgtgtgtgtgtgtgtgtgtgtggtcttaaCTATATTTGTGGGGTCCTAAAACCATGAGTCCATTATACTTGTAGGGTCCCAACTGCTTTGTGGGGCCAACATGCTGGACCCCaaaactttaaagggctgtttgtgggttaagacttggttttaggatatGAATTAGATTGTgtttagggtgagggttaaggttaggcatgtAGTTGcgatggttagggtgagggtaagggctagggaatgcattatgcatgctcggggcgcctttccatgggcagccccctcactctgacatctctccattagtgcatgtgtaggtcctgagcatctgtgtgtaattcaggcctgtgtgtaataacaacagagtgaaaagtgtagtttccccttgtgggattaataaagtataatatgtcaatgacgggtccTCACAAAGACAGTGtcacaaacctgtgtgtgtgtgtgtatttctataataataactcaacaaaaacaacacactattttagaaatatgtattcacaatgtattcagCAATACACACCAGTACAAACAATGTACAAACGATGATGAGCACACATataaacagtcaacacaagacgcagcagtgagtgcagaatgtgttCGACGTGTTTCAGGAGAAAAACCTAAACAGCCGACAGACTAAAGAAGTCAGACACCAACAGGTGTTTTAAACTTTGGTTTGAGTAAAGTGGAGAACGTTTTAAAGTCAGTGGACTCACAGAGTTGTGTCGACATCCCAGTgttaatccacatattaacccacgCTTCCTCACGCTTTTGGTGTTCCTGGATTGCTGTTTCAAAGTATGGGTATGGTGgctcctgggcactgccgaggtgctcttgagcaagacactgaaccctaaCTTCTAATAGCTGGGCAATAAAAAGCAATTGaactaaatatttaaagtaAGTAAATTAAGTTGACATGTAGGGTCAaaagtcttcatttttttaGATGACTTTTTTggggcctttatttttgacaggacagatgaagacatgaaaggggagagagagggggaatgacatgcagcaaaggacacacacacacacacacacacacacacacacacacaacatacacacacacatacacacatgcatgtaaaaCTAGATCGAAGAAGACGTATGAGTTTCTGCTCCCTCAAAGAGGCCACTGCAACCTTGCTCACATTAATGCCTCCAATGCCTCCAGTATGTTATTTAGCATTTCTTTTTATGGAAATACTGTGACAATTTGTGCTTTACTTTGTTGGAAACTTGTGAATATTAAACGCTGACTCTAATATCTTCTGTTTTCCAGCCATGTGGTCCCGTACGGATTCGGTTCGGTCCGACTGAGGCGGGAGCTCGGTCGCTGCCtctgcacacgcacacaggacGCCGAGTGTGTGCACTTCTGCTCCGTGCAGGCTCAGACACagtgaggacacacacaccacacacacacacacacacacacacactcacacacacagacacagacacacacacaaatttacactAAGGACTTAAATAATGCACTCAaagattttctctttttcttcctcagaGAGGAAAATGCAGTGACGAAGAGGAAGACTGACAAACAATTGAAGAGATTCAGAGCTGCATTCTGGGAAAAAAGAAGCcgccacacactcaaacaccaGACCTGAGCCAAAGGAGCAGGAGTCAATCATTCATCAGAtatataaagtgtgtgtgtgtgtgtgtattaagtCCATGTAATGATGAAGTGTAAAGATAGGACTGCTGCTGTTTTTAACATTTGGCTGACGGCACGCAGGGAGGTGGTGTGAACCTGCGACCTTTGTGTTGGCGGGTGATCTCGGATGATTTATGTCTCCGAGAGGTGGAAAACATTTCAGTTACACAGCCTCGGGAGGAGAAAGGCTCGGGCGTTTTAATTCTAAATTATTGCTGTTTTCTAAGCCAAAGATCTGTCTTTAAAGGCTGAAATAGTAtgttttttagcattttatttaACGATCGAATGTGTAGATCATTTTATacagagttaaaaaagaaagtattttaTTATGATAAAGGAGTCTTTTAAAATCTG of the Etheostoma spectabile isolate EspeVRDwgs_2016 chromosome 18, UIUC_Espe_1.0, whole genome shotgun sequence genome contains:
- the si:ch211-202p1.5 gene encoding endothelin-2 — protein: MDLLAYFWLFTTTLVLIHQHQASSLSVTADESPPAQPPHSTHRREKRCSCENQKDKECIFFCHIGIVWVNTPSHVVPYGFGSVRLRRELGRCLCTRTQDAECVHFCSVQAQTQEENAVTKRKTDKQLKRFRAAFWEKRSRHTLKHQT